A stretch of DNA from Acanthochromis polyacanthus isolate Apoly-LR-REF ecotype Palm Island chromosome 21, KAUST_Apoly_ChrSc, whole genome shotgun sequence:
GACGTGGTGCTGCTAGTTTGTATTGTAGGTGGGGTTGTGGCAGCGGCTGGAGCTGGAATGGGTGCGGCTGGAGGAGCGCTCACAGTCGTGTTCTGCGTCGGGACTTGAGACGGGGCTTGGGCTTGGGCCTGGGCGGGCGTCTGGACTTGGTTCTGAGCCCGTTTTTGTTTGTTCACGCTCCCCACGGGCCTGCCCTTTTTCTTGCCAGATGGGAAATAGCCTTTAGGCACGACACTCTCCAGTGACTTAGAATCTTGTGGCGAGAGACTAGACCTACCAGAGGACATCTGATGTTGTCTGTTCAGCATGTGTCCTTGAGCCTGGCTGTGGTGAGGCGGGGTGGTTCCATAGTAGTCGCTGCCAGGATAATCATCAAACCCCATGCCAGATTCTTGAAGTTTCTGTCGAAGCAGGTTCGCAGCAGACTGCTCTCCCCTTCTAGTCTCGAGCTGCTGGTAAGTGTTTGTGAAATGCTGAATGTCTGACAGGGCagaagaggagggaggtggGGAACCCTGCACTGGGCGGGGGAGAGGCGGAGGAGGGGGCAAAGGTCCGAGCAGAGCAAAATCCTCCTTGTCACCAGATGCTGATGCCACAGCCGCCCCGAGCCCGAAGTCAAAGTCTTGCTGTTTGAGGACTTGAGACGTCTGATGAGGATCACACGGGTAGGCAGACGGAGGTAAAGGCCCGGCATCGTCGACTCCTCTGAAGGGAATCATGTCATTTAATGAGTGACTTTCATCCATGTAACTATCATCCCCTCCTGAAACCCTGGGGAAATGTGCTAAGTCTTGGTCCTGTGAATCATTAAATGTTGGTATATCTGAGTGAGAGAAGCCTGGATAATGATTTGACTCATCATCAGCATGGCCTGCTGGCTTTTTAATATTTGGTGTGATTTTCTGCACTATTGCCTCCAGTTTCAAACCTCGTCCCTTCCTGGTAGGCAAAACCTTGGTATTACCACTTgatggagacagagggagtgaaTAGGTGTTCTCTCCTGGCAGAGGGGAAGAGAGCCGGGGACATGGGATATCTGAACTGGATGAGTCATCTTCATTGTGGTGGCTAGACTCAGAGTGAGCCCCCGGAGAGTGATGATGTGAATTTGTGGGAGCCCTCTGCTGAGAGCTGTCCTGGAGTTGCCTCTTGGCAGGAATAGGAGAGATAAAAGAACGAACTCTCCTTCTCAATATTAGCGGATTTGTGTCTCCAGAAGCCCCGGTTTTGGTCTGACGTGGCACCtgtgcctgagtggagttcaaGTCGGCGGGAGGCTTGATGGAGCTGGATGGAGGAGGTGGGATGGGGGGCTTGGCCTCCTCTGTGGCTCCTCTGGGGGCCTCAGGTTCAGCAGCGTTTTGGCCGTGAGAGATTTGCGGAGGAACAGGGCCATGTGTAACTACAGGAGCAGGGGGAGGAAgcgggggaggagggggaggaggaggcggtTGTGTCCTGTAGTAGGCGTCTCCCTCTATCATTCGAGCACCTTCTCGTCCAGGGTGCGCCGACTCCCacattttcatgtcaaagtaagGGCTCTGATGATGGAGAGAAGTTTTACTTGAATGCTGCTCACTGGATATGTCAGTTTGGGAGATCATCCTCTgtctctgctctgattggctgacctTGTGTCGTCCAGGAGAAGAGCCGGGCTGCATCATCATCTCCTTCGACGGCCTGTTCATCGCTTTCACCCAGTCACTCAGGTCGTGGGGGTGGTGAGGTGGGCCGCGGGGGTGAGGATACATTTGAAGCTTATTTGAGGTTTGAGGCTGAGGGGATAAATTGTGGTAGGGATGGTGAGAAGGAAAGTGGGGATTACTGCGTGACATCATATTGCCTTCTCTTGCATCTCCGAATCGATAGGCAGGAAATGTACCGCCGCCAGCAGTGGAGAGGTCAACGCCCAGAAGGTACGACTGATGCCTCGATGGCGAAGATAAAGGATTAGTGTTGATCGGATGTGAAGGCAAGGGGGTAATATCGACATTACCTCGCCTGTAGGGGTCAGCATTCATTACAACTGATGAGTGAACAGACTTTGAATGATACTCCACATCTGCCTCATTAGCCCCGCCACTGCCATGATGCTCAGTCTGTACATTTGCAGCATCTGCCCCAGCCTCTTTTGATGCTGTTTCCATTTTCATCGCTTGCTTCTCTCCAGCATCCTTTTTACTTAGATCATtggctgctgctggagaggAAAATGGCTGTTGAATCACGGAGGCTCCACTCTGACTTTTCTCCcgctctctctccctgtcgcCCTCCCTGTCCCTCTCTGGTGTGCTGCGTCGGTTTGGCGACACATCACAGATGACAGAGCGCCGCTCTGATGGGGCTAATATGGAGCCTGATGATTTCTGAGACTCAGTTTGACCAGTGCTGCCGGTTAGCGGCTCTGGCTCTTGCAAAAGGAGCTCCTGCACAGCAGAGGATGGAGTGGATAACGCTTTCCTCTGTGGCAGAGAATAGTCAGCTAAGTTTATATGTTTTGGTGGGTGCTGCTGTGTCTCTGCAACCGGTTGTAAATGGCTCTGGGACACGCCTACTTcagttttttcagcattttgcagTATCTTGGCATTGGACCCTTCAGATTTCACTACAGATTGAGGATCTGTGGTGAAATCAGGCTCACTTCCATGCCTCTGATTTGGATGTTTTCCAGAACTGCCCATTTGGCCAGAAAGAGTCGAGCCCTCAGGTCCACTCTGCATCCTCATAGCCTCACTCACACTATAAGGATGTCTCGTTTGAAACTGTTGTTGGACTTGGAGATGTGCAGGAAATGCCTGTTCTGGTCTTCCATAACGTCTGTCTAAATTATAACCTTGAAGAACCTCTTGTAAAAGGCTTGGGAATTGCTGCAACTGTGAATTCTCCTCATGACCTTTAGCTCCTGCTCCTTGGCCTCTCTTCATTAAAGCCTCTGCTACAGAACCAGCATCTTTTGGATGTGTGGGGCCGTAACCAGTCTGTGATTGTTGGTACCCTAAATATCTGGGATTTGACTCCATTACACCCGCTGGGCCCACCTTCCCTTTGTTTTTCATGGATAAATCTGAGCCATATGCTGATTCTGGGAAGCCATATTTATGTGGACCAGACTGTGGAGGATTTTGAGGCCGTCCAAAGGTTGATTTCTGATGATGGGAGGAATACAGACTCAGATCTATACCCTCCTCCCCGTTATGACTGCTTGACTCTCTTAAATAAGAGTGGGACTGTTTCTCTTCTACACAGTTGTCTTGGGGATGCTTACTTTTTTCAGTGTGACTTCCCTCAGACCGAGCTGAGACAATCACACCAATACTACCGGCATTCTGCTGTTCCTCAGATGTGTGCTTTTCTTCCTTCTCATTATTGTGTAATCTGGATGCAGAGTGCAGCCTATTTTCTTTGTCCTGACCATTCTGCGTATCGACTTCTCCCTCACGTTGCATTTGGCTGcaaattttctctgttttctcaaCTGCGCCTTCACTTTCATCTTTGATGacttcatttttaatttctgttttcctATGGCCAGCTCTGTGGTCATTATAAGTCAAACCAGGCTCTGGGACACAGTTTGGCTGGGGAGGAGGAATGCTGGAGTAGGTGGATGAGGGCGAGGAGGAAACTGGAGGTGTTGAATGTGAAGCTGGGCCAGTCTCAGATGGCTGACATCCAAAGGATGGAGATGATAAGGAGGGAATGTGAGtttcatttgcttttgtttcagaGACAACCTGTTGTTTTGATGGTGACTCTGATGGGACTGTTTTATCATTTGATGCTTGTCCAGTCTGTGGTTGGGTTTGATTCTGAGATGAAGGGTGATAGCCGGTTGGTTCTGATCCACTGCTCGCTCCACTCATCTGCCTCACCCTCCTGCGTTCCCCCTCAGAAAACTGCTCCTCTCGCTCCACCTTGGTCCCTGATGACATCAGCGAGGAGTCTTCTTCAGCACCAGCATCTAAGCTGGCACCATCACCGACTCCTGCTGCACCTCCATCTTTGACTGTGCTGGTACTTGAGGCTGCACTTGCATTTCGACTCCTTGGTTGTGATGGAGGCACACCGTGCGTTGCTTGTTGCATCGACCCGccgtctttcttcttttgtgaaAGCACTGTGTCAGTGAGAAGCATGTGCTGAATCGTGTTTGGTAAATTGGCTACTTGTGAGCTCAAGGCATTAAGACTATTCAGGCCAGCATCCTGCATTTTGTCATGTGAAGAAGATGAATAAACAGAGGAGCCTTCTTCTCTGGATCCAATTCCTGTGCCTAGATTCATTTTATTGCGGCCTGTCGGAGGAAGATTGCTCCCTCCAACTGCACTCATGCTGTGAGCTTTATGACTGCCACTGCTACCACAACTACTGATGCTGCTATTTGAGTTGGGTGTGGGACTTAACTGAGGCATGGTCTGCAGTAATCTGCCATGTCCATGGCTGCTACGGGGGTTTGATGTAGGAGGATGTGAAGGACCATGACCTGAGGGGTTTCCATGTGCCTCTGAGACACCCATcaaaggagaaggagaggagctACAGCTGGGGGAATGCACTGCAGAGGCAGCTGGAGAAGGGTTGGATATTGGGCTAAAGTTTTGGTTAATTTGAGTTTGCTGCGCATTCGGATGCATCGGGGATTTGGCTATTTCTTGAGATGCTGGCTGAGGTATACTGGGATTAGAGGCTTGATGAAGTTTAGCATATACAGAGCCTGGAGACGGTCCCTGGTGCTGCATCTTGAGCGAGTTGTCATAACCTACTCCTAAATTGTGCTGCGAGTTGCGGTGCTGTAGTGTGGCTTGCTTGTGAAGTGAGAGCGTCTGGGGGGAATATCCTGGATAATTTGAAGCATGGTAACTCTGTTGAACATTCTCCATTGGCCCCACATTGTTAGCAGCAACTGAACTGGAGATCGAGTTTGAACTGGAGTTGACAGTGGGAGAACTGTTGACTTTGGGATCAAACCCAGTGCCGGCAGCCCCGTCCAGATATCTCTGTGGAGGGGGGCTATACATTCCTGATGACCCTGTGGACGCTCCGCCCTGTGGAGAGTAGTGTGGGTACTGTGGGGTCATTCTGTGCCCAGAGTGTGGATAGGTCCTATGCTGCTGTCCAAGGTGAACAGCTGGGAAGGTCTGTCCATGTTGGCGGTGTTGCATCTGAGAACCTGCCACCGACTGCAGTGCAGGGTTCTGACTCATGTTGTACTGATGAGAAGGAGAGAACGCTCCAGCGCCTCCGCCTGAACCGGCACTGGAG
This window harbors:
- the tcf20 gene encoding transcription factor 20 isoform X1 gives rise to the protein MQNFSNSPAPPSLPPAFSGRGGGGPTYPPQPAEPQISPRMTDDYAGMQQQSLHRGHHHPSQASHMLAYSARSRAAVEPPPTQGNIHSGSSNNPYRKDAMDYYFSMGGKDRHRRGGLGYGGGFGYPNIDGHIPHQYRHPGSSSAPTSGLMSPYPVDYGSSAGSGGGAGAFSPSHQYNMSQNPALQSVAGSQMQHRQHGQTFPAVHLGQQHRTYPHSGHRMTPQYPHYSPQGGASTGSSGMYSPPPQRYLDGAAGTGFDPKVNSSPTVNSSSNSISSSVAANNVGPMENVQQSYHASNYPGYSPQTLSLHKQATLQHRNSQHNLGVGYDNSLKMQHQGPSPGSVYAKLHQASNPSIPQPASQEIAKSPMHPNAQQTQINQNFSPISNPSPAASAVHSPSCSSSPSPLMGVSEAHGNPSGHGPSHPPTSNPRSSHGHGRLLQTMPQLSPTPNSNSSISSCGSSGSHKAHSMSAVGGSNLPPTGRNKMNLGTGIGSREEGSSVYSSSSHDKMQDAGLNSLNALSSQVANLPNTIQHMLLTDTVLSQKKKDGGSMQQATHGVPPSQPRSRNASAASSTSTVKDGGAAGVGDGASLDAGAEEDSSLMSSGTKVEREEQFSEGERRRVRQMSGASSGSEPTGYHPSSQNQTQPQTGQASNDKTVPSESPSKQQVVSETKANETHIPSLSSPSFGCQPSETGPASHSTPPVSSSPSSTYSSIPPPQPNCVPEPGLTYNDHRAGHRKTEIKNEVIKDESEGAVEKTEKICSQMQREGEVDTQNGQDKENRLHSASRLHNNEKEEKHTSEEQQNAGSIGVIVSARSEGSHTEKSKHPQDNCVEEKQSHSYLRESSSHNGEEGIDLSLYSSHHQKSTFGRPQNPPQSGPHKYGFPESAYGSDLSMKNKGKVGPAGVMESNPRYLGYQQSQTGYGPTHPKDAGSVAEALMKRGQGAGAKGHEENSQLQQFPSLLQEVLQGYNLDRRYGRPEQAFPAHLQVQQQFQTRHPYSVSEAMRMQSGPEGSTLSGQMGSSGKHPNQRHGSEPDFTTDPQSVVKSEGSNAKILQNAEKTEVGVSQSHLQPVAETQQHPPKHINLADYSLPQRKALSTPSSAVQELLLQEPEPLTGSTGQTESQKSSGSILAPSERRSVICDVSPNRRSTPERDREGDREREREKSQSGASVIQQPFSSPAAANDLSKKDAGEKQAMKMETASKEAGADAANVQTEHHGSGGANEADVEYHSKSVHSSVVMNADPYRRGNVDITPLPSHPINTNPLSSPSRHQSYLLGVDLSTAGGGTFPAYRFGDAREGNMMSRSNPHFPSHHPYHNLSPQPQTSNKLQMYPHPRGPPHHPHDLSDWVKAMNRPSKEMMMQPGSSPGRHKVSQSEQRQRMISQTDISSEQHSSKTSLHHQSPYFDMKMWESAHPGREGARMIEGDAYYRTQPPPPPPPPPLPPPAPVVTHGPVPPQISHGQNAAEPEAPRGATEEAKPPIPPPPSSSIKPPADLNSTQAQVPRQTKTGASGDTNPLILRRRVRSFISPIPAKRQLQDSSQQRAPTNSHHHSPGAHSESSHHNEDDSSSSDIPCPRLSSPLPGENTYSLPLSPSSGNTKVLPTRKGRGLKLEAIVQKITPNIKKPAGHADDESNHYPGFSHSDIPTFNDSQDQDLAHFPRVSGGDDSYMDESHSLNDMIPFRGVDDAGPLPPSAYPCDPHQTSQVLKQQDFDFGLGAAVASASGDKEDFALLGPLPPPPPLPRPVQGSPPPSSSALSDIQHFTNTYQQLETRRGEQSAANLLRQKLQESGMGFDDYPGSDYYGTTPPHHSQAQGHMLNRQHQMSSGRSSLSPQDSKSLESVVPKGYFPSGKKKGRPVGSVNKQKRAQNQVQTPAQAQAQAPSQVPTQNTTVSAPPAAPIPAPAAATTPPTIQTSSTTSAPAAPPLPESKNTPPLAPPILTQVVKADVESEDTQPEIEIKPVRRRRRGVKDEDEPLEARGRQRRRRRGAAAAAAAAAATPSMAKDDPDTPLGAGGSLGANRVSADPNRKGLFVPHIHVEKKIPEIGAVCTIVNAEEDKMKGERSAVAGKAGGSGIDSLLTSALSSQLSKRDREAEKRETDEVETTLQSGKALPSSGFVVSGPVITETNHSGRLLCCLCQKWANYKHLGDLYGPYYPAEYAAKLPKNQPQVRQCQATTGTNKTGPNSDTGSNAPSAIQDPQTQDAEFTKPSTESDYAISLDSNPTCLTPTVRAASPAGREEIKMPVAAKLSGTDSPSSSSTTVKPSLTWDMNLDIRPIPELKREPGLEADRQPAPKQQPMDEAQQRPQHRKLTSHPRFKRRHKSSEDSPRMVPSNSKASLPFQPPPPALDSLGPLAQLAQLPQMPMDPEELWVHEGCIVWTSGVYLVNGRLYGLQEALDGAREISCSYCEMVGSTLGCYSKGCTLRYHYMCAIEADCSLNEDNFSLRCPKHKVKKDSLPRASGQPSQCTWSSQREAERNEEEEETQESGNCEFGR
- the tcf20 gene encoding transcription factor 20 isoform X2, with the protein product MQNFSNSPAPPSLPPAFSGRGGGGPTYPPQPAEPQISPRMTDDYAGMQQQSLHRGHHHPSQASHMLAYSARSRAAVEPPPTQGNIHSGSSNNPYRKDAMDYYFSMGGKDRHRRGGLGYGGGFGYPNIDGHIPHQYRHPGSSSAPTSGLMSPYPVDYGSSAGSGGGAGAFSPSHQYNMSQNPALQSVAGSQMQHRQHGQTFPAVHLGQQHRTYPHSGHRMTPQYPHYSPQGGASTGSSGMYSPPPQRYLDGAAGTGFDPKVNSSPTVNSSSNSISSSVAANNVGPMENVQQSYHASNYPGYSPQTLSLHKQATLQHRNSQHNLGVGYDNSLKMQHQGPSPGSVYAKLHQASNPSIPQPASQEIAKSPMHPNAQQTQINQNFSPISNPSPAASAVHSPSCSSSPSPLMGVSEAHGNPSGHGPSHPPTSNPRSSHGHGRLLQTMPQLSPTPNSNSSISSCGSSGSHKAHSMSAVGGSNLPPTGRNKMNLGTGIGSREEGSSVYSSSSHDKMQDAGLNSLNALSSQVANLPNTIQHMLLTDTVLSQKKKDGGSMQQATHGVPPSQPRSRNASAASSTSTVKDGGAAGVGDGASLDAGAEEDSSLMSSGTKVEREEQFSEGERRRVRQMSGASSGSEPTGYHPSSQNQTQPQTGQASNDKTVPSESPSKQQVVSETKANETHIPSLSSPSFGCQPSETGPASHSTPPVSSSPSSTYSSIPPPQPNCVPEPGLTYNDHRAGHRKTEIKNEVIKDESEGAVEKTEKICSQMQREGEVDTQNGQDKENRLHSASRLHNNEKEEKHTSEEQQNAGSIGVIVSARSEGSHTEKSKHPQDNCVEEKQSHSYLRESSSHNGEEGIDLSLYSSHHQKSTFGRPQNPPQSGPHKYGFPESAYGSDLSMKNKGKVGPAGVMESNPRYLGYQQSQTGYGPTHPKDAGSVAEALMKRGQGAGAKGHEENSQLQQFPSLLQEVLQGYNLDRRYGRPEQAFPAHLQVQQQFQTRHPYSVSEAMRMQSGPEGSTLSGQMGSSGKHPNQRHGSEPDFTTDPQSVVKSEGSNAKILQNAEKTEVGVSQSHLQPVAETQQHPPKHINLADYSLPQRKALSTPSSAVQELLLQEPEPLTGSTGQTESQKSSGSILAPSERRSVICDVSPNRRSTPERDREGDREREREKSQSGASVIQQPFSSPAAANDLSKKDAGEKQAMKMETASKEAGADAANVQTEHHGSGGANEADVEYHSKSVHSSVVMNADPYRRGNVDITPLPSHPINTNPLSSPSRHQSYLLGVDLSTAGGGTFPAYRFGDAREGNMMSRSNPHFPSHHPYHNLSPQPQTSNKLQMYPHPRGPPHHPHDLSDWVKAMNRPSKEMMMQPGSSPGRHKVSQSEQRQRMISQTDISSEQHSSKTSLHHQSPYFDMKMWESAHPGREGARMIEGDAYYRTQPPPPPPPPPLPPPAPVVTHGPVPPQISHGQNAAEPEAPRGATEEAKPPIPPPPSSSIKPPADLNSTQAQVPRQTKTGASGDTNPLILRRRVRSFISPIPAKRQLQDSSQQRAPTNSHHHSPGAHSESSHHNEDDSSSSDIPCPRLSSPLPGENTYSLPLSPSSGNTKVLPTRKGRGLKLEAIVQKITPNIKKPAGHADDESNHYPGFSHSDIPTFNDSQDQDLAHFPRVSGGDDSYMDESHSLNDMIPFRGVDDAGPLPPSAYPCDPHQTSQVLKQQDFDFGLGAAVASASGDKEDFALLGPLPPPPPLPRPVQGSPPPSSSALSDIQHFTNTYQQLETRRGEQSAANLLRQKLQESGMGFDDYPGSDYYGTTPPHHSQAQGHMLNRQHQMSSGRSSLSPQDSKSLESVVPKGYFPSGKKKGRPVGSVNKQKRAQNQVQTPAQAQAQAPSQVPTQNTTVSAPPAAPIPAPAAATTPPTIQTSSTTSAPAAPPLPESKNTPPLAPPILTQVVKADVESEDTQPEIEIKPVRRRRRGVKDEDEPLEARGRQRRRRRGAAAAAAAAAATPSMAKDDPDTPLGAGGSLGANRVSADPNRKGLFVPHIHVEKKIPEIGAVCTIVNAEEDKMKGERSAVAGKAGGSGIDSLLTSALSSQLSKRDREAEKRETDEVETTLQSGKALPSSGFVVSGPVITETNHSGRLLCCLCQKWANYKHLGDLYGPYYPAEYAAKLPKNQPQVRQCQATTGTNKTGPNSDTGSNAPSAIQDPQTQDAEFTKPSTESDYAISLDSNPTCLTPTVRAASPAGREEIKMPVAAKLSGTDSPSSSSTTVKPSLTWDMNLDIRPIPELKREPGLEADRQPAPKQQPMDEAQQRPQHRKLTSHPRFKRRHKSSEDSPRMVPSNSKASLPFQPPPPALDSLGPLAQLAQLPQMPMDPEELWVHEGCIVWTSGVYLVNGRLYGLQEALDGAREISCSYCEMVGSTLGCYSKGCTLRYHYMCAIEADCSLNEDNFSLRCPKHKFTQSIRPAKSVYLEQSERG